From a region of the Halanaerobium hydrogeniformans genome:
- the rpoC gene encoding DNA-directed RNA polymerase subunit beta' encodes MLNVNNFDSMRIGVASAEQIRDWSRGEVKKPETINYRTLKPEKDGLFCEKIFGPTKDYECHCGKYKRVRYKGVVCDRCGVEVTRSKVRRERMGHIELAAPCTHIWYFKGIPSRLGLIMDMSPRALEKVIYFVHYIVTDPGDTPLSEKQLLPESEYREAKMKYGNSFKAEMGAEAVKELLGRIDVEEEVKELKKEVKEATGQRRKRAVRRLEVMDGLLESRLNPANLVLDAIPVIPPDLRPMVQLDGGRFATSDLNDLYRRVINRNNRLKRLLDLGAPEIIIRNEKRMLQESVDALIDNGRRGRPVTGAGNRPLKSLSDMLKGKQGRFRQNLLGKRVDYSGRSVIVVGPDLKMHQCGLPKKMALELFKPFVMKGLVEEGHAHNIKNAKRMVEDVDEAVWGILEECIKDHPVLLNRAPTLHRLGIQSFEPVLVEGKAIKLHPLVCPAYNADFDGDQMAVHLPLSAEAQTESRLLMLSTTNLLNPSDGSPITIPTQDMVLGIFYLTTLKEGKAGEGKIFANSDEAVRAFETNKVHLQSPVKVRLNGEIIETTIGRVIFNEALPANMSFQNKRIAKSDLGDLITDLYDEVGNDITAETLDKIKEMGYDYATRSGISIAVSDAEIPPAKKEIVTNAEDKVHPIENHYRRGAITENERYQKVVDIWNKAKDDVTDELLDNLDESNNIYIMAISGARGNTSQISQLAGMRGLMADSSGRIIDVPIRSSFREGLDVLEYFLSTHGARKGLADTALRTADSGYLTRRLVDVSQDVIVREDDCGTEQGISVEAIGAKGKTAVEPLSERCVGRFTAEDINSPESGEVIIEANSMINKKIMNKIEEAGIEEVKIRSVLTCEAQHGVCRKCYGKNLATGKLVDIGESIGIVAAQSIGEPGTQLTMRTFHTGGVAGDDITQGLPRVEELFEGRTPKGQAIMTEREGYVTVIEKKNSKRVVIENDEGKKKTYKIPYGSKMIVKDGDHVTEGDKLTEGPLDPNVLLKVKGEKAVQNYLLEEVQNVYRSQGVEINDKHIEVIIRQMMKKLKIVKPGDTELLPGGLVNRYDYRKSNKEAAAKNKATAVAKPELLGITKASLATDSFLSAASFQETTRVLTEASLEGKVDPLLGLKENVIIGQLIPAGTGMSYYRDIDVVKEDGTLFEDLKETLTDVD; translated from the coding sequence TTGTTAAATGTGAATAATTTCGATTCAATGAGGATCGGAGTTGCTTCTGCAGAACAGATACGTGACTGGTCCCGAGGCGAGGTCAAAAAACCGGAAACTATTAATTATAGAACATTAAAGCCGGAAAAAGATGGGCTTTTCTGTGAGAAAATTTTTGGTCCCACCAAGGATTACGAATGTCACTGTGGTAAATACAAGCGGGTTCGCTATAAAGGTGTTGTGTGTGACCGCTGTGGAGTAGAAGTAACTAGATCTAAAGTGAGAAGAGAAAGAATGGGGCATATTGAATTAGCTGCACCATGCACACACATTTGGTATTTCAAAGGTATCCCCAGTCGTCTGGGTTTAATTATGGATATGTCACCACGAGCATTAGAAAAAGTTATTTATTTTGTTCACTATATCGTAACAGATCCTGGTGATACTCCATTAAGCGAAAAACAGCTGCTGCCTGAAAGTGAATATCGAGAAGCGAAGATGAAATACGGTAATAGTTTTAAAGCTGAGATGGGAGCCGAAGCTGTTAAAGAACTGCTGGGTAGAATAGATGTAGAAGAAGAAGTGAAAGAATTAAAAAAAGAAGTAAAAGAAGCAACTGGACAGCGCCGCAAAAGAGCAGTTCGCAGGCTTGAAGTGATGGATGGACTTTTAGAATCTAGACTTAATCCTGCAAATTTAGTTCTTGATGCGATTCCTGTAATTCCACCTGATTTAAGGCCTATGGTCCAGCTTGATGGTGGTCGCTTCGCTACTTCTGATTTAAATGATTTATACAGAAGAGTAATAAATCGTAATAATAGATTAAAAAGACTCTTGGATCTTGGAGCTCCTGAGATAATTATTCGCAATGAAAAAAGGATGCTTCAGGAATCAGTTGATGCTTTAATTGACAATGGTAGAAGAGGAAGACCTGTAACCGGAGCCGGAAATAGACCTCTTAAATCTTTGAGTGATATGCTTAAAGGTAAACAGGGCCGTTTTCGTCAGAATCTTCTCGGTAAACGGGTAGATTACTCAGGTCGTTCTGTAATAGTTGTTGGTCCTGATCTTAAGATGCATCAGTGTGGCCTGCCAAAAAAAATGGCACTGGAGTTATTTAAGCCTTTTGTAATGAAAGGATTAGTTGAAGAAGGTCATGCTCATAACATTAAAAATGCTAAACGAATGGTTGAAGATGTAGATGAAGCAGTTTGGGGTATTTTAGAAGAATGTATTAAAGATCATCCTGTTCTATTAAACAGGGCACCAACACTGCATAGGTTAGGTATTCAGTCTTTTGAGCCTGTTTTGGTTGAAGGAAAGGCTATCAAATTACATCCGCTGGTCTGTCCAGCTTATAATGCGGACTTTGATGGTGACCAGATGGCTGTTCATTTGCCTTTATCAGCTGAAGCTCAAACAGAATCACGTCTTTTAATGTTATCAACAACTAACTTGCTAAACCCTTCAGATGGTAGTCCAATTACCATTCCAACTCAGGATATGGTTTTAGGAATATTCTACTTAACTACTTTAAAAGAAGGAAAAGCTGGTGAAGGAAAAATATTTGCGAATAGTGATGAAGCTGTCAGAGCTTTTGAAACAAACAAAGTTCACCTGCAATCACCAGTTAAAGTAAGACTTAATGGCGAGATAATTGAAACAACAATTGGAAGGGTTATTTTTAATGAAGCATTACCTGCCAATATGTCTTTCCAAAATAAAAGAATCGCCAAAAGTGATCTTGGTGATTTAATTACCGATCTCTATGATGAAGTTGGCAATGATATAACAGCTGAAACATTAGATAAGATCAAAGAAATGGGATATGATTATGCAACAAGATCTGGTATTTCTATAGCGGTTAGTGATGCAGAAATTCCACCTGCAAAAAAAGAGATTGTAACAAATGCCGAGGATAAAGTACATCCAATTGAAAATCATTACCGCAGAGGTGCGATTACAGAAAATGAGCGTTATCAAAAAGTTGTAGATATCTGGAATAAAGCCAAAGATGATGTGACAGATGAACTGCTTGATAACTTAGATGAAAGTAATAACATTTATATAATGGCTATTTCAGGTGCTCGTGGTAATACCTCTCAAATCTCTCAGTTAGCAGGAATGCGTGGTCTAATGGCTGATTCCTCAGGACGAATCATTGATGTTCCAATTCGTTCTAGTTTCCGTGAAGGTCTAGATGTTTTAGAATATTTCTTATCAACTCACGGGGCGCGTAAAGGGCTTGCAGATACTGCTTTGAGAACTGCTGACTCAGGTTATTTAACCAGAAGACTTGTGGATGTTTCTCAGGATGTTATTGTTCGAGAAGATGATTGTGGAACAGAGCAGGGTATTTCCGTTGAAGCTATCGGTGCAAAAGGTAAAACAGCTGTTGAGCCTTTATCAGAAAGATGTGTTGGTCGTTTTACTGCTGAAGATATTAATTCTCCTGAAAGTGGAGAAGTTATTATAGAAGCTAATTCAATGATTAATAAAAAAATTATGAATAAAATAGAAGAAGCAGGTATAGAAGAAGTTAAAATTAGATCAGTTCTTACATGTGAAGCACAACATGGTGTCTGCCGTAAATGTTATGGTAAAAATCTTGCTACAGGAAAACTGGTAGATATTGGAGAGTCAATAGGTATTGTTGCAGCACAATCAATTGGTGAGCCTGGAACTCAGCTGACAATGCGTACCTTCCATACAGGTGGTGTTGCTGGTGATGATATTACTCAGGGTTTACCCAGAGTAGAAGAGCTTTTTGAAGGTAGAACTCCAAAAGGTCAGGCTATAATGACTGAAAGAGAAGGTTATGTAACGGTAATAGAAAAGAAAAACTCTAAAAGAGTTGTTATAGAAAATGATGAAGGCAAAAAGAAAACCTACAAAATACCTTATGGCTCAAAAATGATCGTAAAAGATGGTGACCATGTAACCGAGGGAGATAAATTAACTGAAGGACCATTAGATCCCAATGTTCTGCTTAAAGTAAAAGGTGAAAAAGCAGTACAAAATTACCTCTTAGAAGAGGTTCAGAATGTTTATCGTTCTCAAGGTGTAGAAATTAATGATAAACATATTGAGGTTATTATCCGTCAGATGATGAAAAAATTAAAAATTGTCAAACCTGGTGATACTGAATTGCTACCTGGTGGGCTTGTAAATCGTTATGATTACCGTAAGTCAAATAAAGAAGCAGCTGCCAAAAACAAGGCGACAGCAGTTGCAAAACCAGAACTGCTTGGAATTACCAAAGCCTCACTAGCTACTGATTCATTCCTATCAGCGGCTTCATTCCAGGAAACAACCAGAGTTCTGACTGAAGCTTCCTTAGAAGGCAAGGTTGATCCACTGCTAGGACTTAAAGAAAATGTAATTATTGGTCAGTTAATTCCTGCAGGTACCGGAATGAGTTATTATAGAGATATTGATGTAGTAAAAGAAGATGGTACACTTTTTGAAGATTTAAAAGAAACTTTAACAGATGTAGATTAA
- the rpoB gene encoding DNA-directed RNA polymerase subunit beta codes for MSTVRERRSFSKIEDAMDLPDLIYTQLNSYQWFLEEGLKEVFAEISPIEDFSENLVLEFVDYYLEDPEYTVQECRDRDDTYSASLQVKVRLINKETGEVKEQEVFMGDFPLMTDKATFIINGAERVVVNQLVRSSGVYFSDERTKDGRRLITGSIIPNRGAWIEFEYDKKRIISVRVDRTRKLPSTVLLRALGYGTDSEIIDEFGDSEVIHDTLERDSTESKEEALIELYKRLRPGEPPTVESATNLLDSLFFDHKRYDMAAVGRYKLNKKLDLEVDKDRKYLHIDDIVETVRYMVNLIYHNDDAYIDDIDHLGNRRLKTVGELLQNQFRIGLSRMERVVRERMTIQDVDVVTPQALINTRPVVASIQEFFGSSQLSQFMDQTNPMSELTHKRRLSALGPGGLSRERAGFDVRDVHHSHYGRICPIETPEGPNIGLIGTMGTYAKTNEFGFLMTPYRRVVDNQVTENIDYLTADEEDKYIIAQANSELDEENKFVSEFVVARKRGDILEVHPDDIDYMDVSTKQLVGVSAAMIPFLENDDANRALMGANMQRQAVPLMITDAPIVATGMEYKAAKDSGAVVIAEKGGEVVNVTSNKIMIKNDEGLIDSYKLMKYKRSNQGSCMNQKPIVEKGDIVDKNDIIADGPSTEKGEMALGRNTLIAFMPWEGYNYEDAILISENLVKEDSFTTIHIEEHEAEARDTKLGPEEITRDIPNVGENALKNLDDRGIIRVGAEVEEGDILVGKVTPKGETELSAEERLLRAIFGEKAREVRDTSLKVPHGEEGKVVDVKVFSREQGDDLKPGVNRLVRVYVATKRKISVGDKLAGRHGNKGVISRILPEEDMPFLPNGEPVEIVLNPLGVPSRMNIGQVLETHLGMAAKELGIYTETPVFNGATEIEVEDVLEEAGLARDGKTVLYDGRTGERFEGRVTVGLMYILKLHHLVDDKLHARSTGPYSLVTQQPLGGKAQFGGQRFGEMEVWALEAYGAAYTLQEMLTVKSDDVVGRVKAYEAIVKGENVPEPGIPESFKVLIKEMQSLGLDARIFTSDEEELQVAENEDEMMETAQKLGLDTDLKLSRDNDDNDE; via the coding sequence ATGTCAACGGTAAGGGAAAGACGTAGTTTTAGTAAGATTGAAGACGCGATGGATTTGCCAGACCTAATTTATACACAGTTAAACTCTTACCAGTGGTTTCTGGAAGAAGGGTTAAAAGAAGTTTTTGCAGAAATTTCTCCAATAGAGGATTTTTCTGAGAATCTGGTATTAGAATTTGTTGATTATTATTTAGAGGATCCCGAGTACACGGTGCAAGAATGTCGGGATAGAGATGATACTTACTCTGCTTCTTTACAGGTTAAAGTTAGATTAATAAATAAAGAAACTGGAGAAGTAAAAGAACAAGAAGTTTTTATGGGAGATTTCCCTTTAATGACTGACAAAGCAACATTTATCATAAATGGAGCTGAAAGAGTTGTAGTAAATCAGTTAGTTAGATCATCTGGTGTTTATTTTAGTGATGAGAGAACTAAAGATGGACGTCGATTAATAACAGGTAGTATTATACCTAATCGAGGTGCCTGGATAGAGTTTGAATATGATAAAAAAAGAATTATATCTGTACGGGTTGATAGAACAAGAAAACTTCCTTCAACAGTATTATTGAGAGCACTTGGTTATGGAACTGATTCAGAAATCATTGATGAATTTGGTGATTCTGAAGTAATTCATGATACTTTAGAGAGAGATAGTACAGAGTCTAAGGAAGAAGCTTTAATAGAATTATATAAACGACTTCGTCCTGGAGAACCGCCAACAGTTGAAAGTGCTACCAATCTTTTGGATTCATTATTTTTTGATCACAAAAGATATGATATGGCTGCTGTAGGTCGTTATAAATTAAACAAAAAATTAGATTTAGAAGTTGATAAAGATAGAAAATATTTGCATATAGATGATATTGTAGAAACTGTTAGATATATGGTCAATTTAATTTATCATAATGATGATGCTTATATAGATGATATTGATCATTTAGGTAATAGACGGTTAAAAACAGTAGGAGAGCTACTGCAAAATCAGTTTAGAATTGGACTTTCCAGGATGGAAAGAGTAGTAAGGGAAAGAATGACTATTCAGGATGTGGATGTAGTAACACCACAGGCATTGATTAATACTCGTCCTGTTGTAGCTTCTATCCAGGAATTTTTTGGAAGCAGTCAGCTTTCACAATTTATGGATCAGACCAATCCGATGTCTGAATTAACTCATAAAAGAAGATTAAGTGCTTTAGGACCTGGTGGTTTAAGTAGAGAACGTGCTGGTTTTGATGTACGTGATGTTCACCATTCTCATTATGGAAGGATTTGTCCGATTGAAACACCTGAGGGTCCAAACATTGGCCTTATTGGTACAATGGGAACTTATGCTAAAACAAATGAGTTTGGTTTTTTAATGACTCCATATCGGAGAGTTGTGGATAATCAGGTTACAGAAAATATTGATTATTTAACTGCTGATGAAGAAGATAAGTACATTATAGCTCAGGCAAATTCTGAACTTGATGAAGAAAATAAATTTGTTAGTGAGTTTGTTGTTGCTCGTAAAAGAGGAGATATTTTAGAAGTTCATCCTGATGATATTGATTATATGGATGTTTCTACCAAACAGTTGGTAGGAGTTTCTGCTGCTATGATTCCTTTTTTAGAGAATGATGATGCAAACAGAGCTCTCATGGGAGCTAATATGCAGCGTCAGGCAGTACCACTTATGATTACAGATGCCCCAATTGTTGCTACTGGTATGGAATATAAAGCAGCAAAGGATTCAGGAGCAGTAGTAATTGCTGAAAAAGGTGGAGAAGTTGTTAATGTAACGTCTAATAAAATTATGATTAAAAATGATGAAGGTTTAATAGATAGTTATAAATTAATGAAATATAAGCGTTCTAATCAGGGAAGTTGTATGAACCAGAAGCCTATAGTTGAAAAAGGTGATATTGTTGATAAAAATGATATTATTGCTGATGGTCCTTCAACTGAAAAAGGCGAGATGGCTCTTGGCAGAAATACTTTAATCGCTTTTATGCCCTGGGAAGGCTATAATTATGAGGATGCTATTTTAATAAGTGAAAACCTAGTAAAAGAGGATTCATTTACAACTATTCATATTGAAGAACATGAAGCTGAAGCCAGAGACACAAAACTTGGACCGGAAGAAATTACTCGTGATATTCCCAATGTCGGTGAAAATGCTTTAAAAAATCTTGACGATAGAGGAATAATTAGAGTTGGAGCCGAGGTTGAAGAAGGTGATATTTTAGTTGGTAAAGTAACTCCAAAGGGAGAAACTGAATTATCAGCTGAAGAAAGACTTCTAAGAGCAATTTTTGGCGAAAAAGCCAGAGAAGTAAGAGATACTTCTCTTAAAGTTCCTCATGGAGAAGAGGGTAAAGTTGTAGATGTCAAAGTCTTTTCTCGTGAACAGGGTGATGATTTAAAACCTGGTGTAAATAGATTAGTAAGGGTTTATGTTGCTACCAAACGTAAAATATCTGTTGGTGACAAACTTGCTGGCCGGCATGGAAACAAGGGTGTTATTTCTCGAATATTACCTGAAGAAGATATGCCGTTTTTACCAAATGGTGAGCCTGTAGAAATAGTATTAAATCCATTAGGAGTACCTTCACGGATGAATATTGGCCAGGTACTTGAAACTCATCTTGGTATGGCAGCCAAAGAACTTGGAATTTATACTGAGACACCTGTATTTAATGGTGCTACTGAGATAGAGGTTGAAGATGTTTTAGAAGAGGCTGGTTTAGCTAGAGATGGTAAAACAGTACTTTATGATGGTAGAACTGGAGAAAGATTTGAAGGCAGAGTAACAGTTGGGCTTATGTATATACTTAAATTACATCACCTGGTGGACGACAAGCTTCATGCGCGTTCGACCGGACCTTATTCCCTTGTTACACAGCAGCCACTAGGAGGTAAAGCTCAATTTGGTGGTCAGCGCTTTGGTGAGATGGAAGTTTGGGCACTTGAAGCTTATGGTGCTGCTTACACCCTCCAGGAAATGTTGACTGTTAAATCAGATGATGTTGTGGGAAGGGTAAAAGCCTATGAAGCAATAGTTAAAGGAGAAAATGTACCTGAACCAGGCATTCCAGAATCATTTAAGGTTCTGATTAAAGAGATGCAGAGTTTAGGCTTAGATGCCAGAATCTTTACTTCTGATGAAGAAGAACTTCAGGTTGCAGAAAATGAAGATGAAATGATGGAGACTGCACAAAAACTTGGTCTTGATACTGATTTAAAACTTAGTCGTGATAATGATGATAATGACGAATAA
- the rplL gene encoding 50S ribosomal protein L7/L12 — protein sequence MSKEDIIKAIEEMSVLELSELVEELEEKFGVSAAAPVAVAGGAAGGDAAAEEQTEFDVFLADIGSKKIKVIKAVRELTGLGLKEAKGVVDDAPGNIKEGLSKEDAEEMKEKLEEAGATVELK from the coding sequence ATGAGTAAAGAAGATATTATTAAAGCAATTGAAGAGATGAGTGTTTTAGAACTTTCAGAACTGGTAGAAGAATTAGAAGAAAAATTTGGTGTTAGTGCTGCTGCTCCTGTTGCAGTTGCTGGTGGAGCAGCTGGTGGAGACGCTGCTGCTGAAGAGCAAACTGAATTTGATGTTTTCCTTGCTGATATTGGAAGCAAGAAAATTAAAGTAATTAAAGCAGTGCGTGAATTAACAGGACTTGGACTTAAAGAAGCTAAAGGTGTTGTTGATGATGCACCTGGAAATATTAAAGAAGGACTAAGCAAAGAAGATGCTGAAGAAATGAAAGAAAAACTCGAAGAAGCTGGTGCAACTGTAGAACTTAAATAA
- the rplJ gene encoding 50S ribosomal protein L10, whose protein sequence is MARPEKEAVVKELTDKFSSAKSIVITDYLGLNVAEMTELRRQLREAGVEFKVVKNTLATIAANQIEMEAMTEFFSGPTAIAFGEEDPVSPAKILVDFAKDHDVIEIKAGLLNGEIITKEKVQSLAKIPSREVLLAQAFANMKAPLTGLVNVLQGNIRGLVQVLGQIKDQKA, encoded by the coding sequence GTGGCAAGACCAGAAAAAGAAGCCGTTGTTAAAGAATTAACAGATAAATTTAGTAGTGCTAAATCTATTGTAATAACTGATTATCTTGGTTTGAATGTTGCTGAAATGACAGAATTAAGAAGGCAGCTAAGAGAAGCAGGAGTAGAATTTAAAGTTGTAAAAAACACTTTGGCTACCATTGCTGCTAATCAAATTGAGATGGAAGCTATGACAGAATTTTTCTCAGGCCCAACTGCAATAGCTTTTGGGGAAGAAGATCCAGTGTCACCAGCTAAAATCTTAGTTGACTTTGCTAAAGACCATGATGTTATTGAAATTAAAGCTGGTCTTTTAAATGGAGAAATAATAACTAAAGAAAAAGTACAATCCCTGGCTAAAATACCTTCCAGAGAAGTATTACTTGCACAAGCTTTTGCAAATATGAAAGCACCCCTTACTGGATTGGTTAATGTATTACAGGGTAATATTCGTGGATTAGTTCAAGTATTAGGACAAATTAAAGATCAAAAAGCTTAA
- the rplA gene encoding 50S ribosomal protein L1, with the protein MAKSRRYKETAKKVDKEKLYEPETAFKLVKDLATANFDETIELSAKLGVNPKHADQNIRGTVVLPEGTGQEVTLVVFAKGEKAKEAEDAGADFVGGEELAEKIEGGWLDFDLAVATPDMMSVVGRLGRILGPKGLMPNPKAGTVTFELEKAVEEFKAGKIEYRVDKTGIVHIPIGKASFSEEQLLNNYHKIMDTLAKERPAAAKGKFFRTIAVSPTMGPGVKVDPVATMAFIGR; encoded by the coding sequence ATGGCAAAAAGCAGACGTTATAAAGAAACAGCAAAAAAAGTTGATAAAGAAAAACTTTATGAACCAGAAACAGCATTTAAACTTGTAAAGGATCTAGCAACTGCTAATTTTGATGAGACAATAGAGCTTTCTGCAAAACTTGGAGTTAATCCAAAACATGCCGATCAGAATATTAGGGGAACCGTAGTTTTACCTGAAGGTACTGGTCAGGAAGTAACTTTAGTTGTTTTTGCTAAAGGTGAAAAAGCTAAAGAAGCTGAAGATGCTGGAGCAGATTTTGTGGGTGGAGAAGAATTAGCAGAAAAAATTGAAGGTGGATGGTTAGATTTTGATTTAGCTGTTGCCACACCTGATATGATGAGTGTTGTTGGACGTTTAGGAAGGATCTTAGGTCCAAAAGGTTTAATGCCTAATCCAAAAGCTGGTACAGTAACTTTTGAATTAGAAAAAGCTGTAGAAGAATTTAAAGCTGGTAAGATTGAATATAGGGTAGATAAAACTGGTATTGTTCATATCCCGATTGGGAAAGCTTCTTTTAGTGAAGAACAATTATTAAATAACTATCATAAAATAATGGATACTCTTGCTAAAGAGCGTCCAGCAGCTGCAAAGGGTAAATTCTTTAGAACCATTGCTGTTTCACCAACAATGGGACCTGGAGTAAAAGTTGACCCAGTTGCTACGATGGCATTTATAGGTCGTTAA
- the rplK gene encoding 50S ribosomal protein L11, translating to MAKSVMTVIKLQIPGGQANPAPPVGPALGQHGVNIMEFCKAFNAKTQENQGTLIPVEITVYQDRSFDFITKTPPAAVLLKQAAGIDTASGEPNVNKVATVSKDAVQKIAETKMQDLNAGSLEAAMSMIEGTARSMGILVE from the coding sequence ATGGCTAAGAGTGTTATGACTGTAATTAAATTGCAAATACCTGGCGGACAGGCTAATCCTGCTCCACCGGTTGGACCTGCTTTAGGACAGCACGGAGTAAATATTATGGAGTTCTGTAAAGCTTTTAATGCTAAAACACAGGAAAATCAGGGCACATTGATTCCAGTAGAAATTACTGTTTATCAAGATCGCAGCTTTGATTTTATAACCAAAACTCCACCAGCTGCAGTATTATTAAAACAGGCAGCAGGTATTGATACTGCTTCTGGAGAACCCAATGTAAACAAGGTTGCTACAGTTAGTAAAGATGCAGTTCAAAAAATTGCTGAAACAAAAATGCAGGATTTAAATGCAGGAAGTTTGGAAGCAGCAATGAGTATGATCGAAGGTACAGCAAGAAGTATGGGAATTTTAGTTGAGTAA
- the nusG gene encoding transcription termination/antitermination protein NusG, whose amino-acid sequence MSEESKWYVVHTYSGHEKKVKANLEKRIASTGMEDNIFRILVPTEEKIEKKKGKDEVVKKRIFPGYILLQMDLNDKSWYVVKNTPGVIGFVSGGNKPLPVEKDEIDNILRSMGEKAKKVSVEFEVGDQIVVTSGPFEDFEGIVKEIHPEQGKVKVLVSMFGRETPVELEFSQIKTT is encoded by the coding sequence ATGAGTGAAGAAAGCAAATGGTATGTTGTCCACACTTATTCTGGGCATGAAAAAAAAGTTAAGGCAAATCTTGAAAAAAGAATAGCCAGTACAGGTATGGAAGATAATATTTTTCGTATTTTAGTTCCCACAGAAGAAAAAATCGAAAAGAAAAAAGGAAAAGATGAAGTTGTTAAAAAACGGATCTTTCCGGGATATATTCTTTTACAAATGGATTTAAATGATAAATCATGGTATGTTGTTAAAAACACACCAGGGGTTATTGGCTTTGTAAGTGGTGGTAATAAACCATTACCTGTTGAAAAAGATGAAATAGATAATATATTACGCAGCATGGGAGAAAAAGCCAAAAAAGTTTCGGTTGAATTTGAAGTTGGAGATCAAATTGTTGTAACAAGTGGACCATTTGAAGATTTTGAAGGTATAGTTAAAGAAATTCATCCTGAACAGGGTAAAGTAAAGGTTCTAGTTTCAATGTTTGGACGTGAAACACCTGTTGAGCTTGAATTTTCTCAAATTAAAACTACTTAG
- the secE gene encoding preprotein translocase subunit SecE, producing MAKELGFFGKITKFIKQVRGELKKVNWPNKKELTSNTLVVILTIIALIIFIGILDLTLANIITPLIT from the coding sequence ATGGCAAAAGAACTAGGGTTTTTTGGCAAAATAACTAAGTTTATTAAGCAGGTTAGAGGCGAACTGAAAAAAGTTAATTGGCCAAACAAAAAAGAGCTTACTTCAAATACTCTAGTAGTTATTTTAACGATAATTGCTTTAATAATTTTTATTGGTATTCTTGATTTAACACTGGCTAATATAATAACTCCATTAATTACTTGA
- the rpmG gene encoding 50S ribosomal protein L33: MREIITLECNECKNRNYSTKKNKKNTKDRLELKKYCKFCKEHTLHRETK; encoded by the coding sequence GTGAGAGAAATTATAACACTGGAATGTAATGAATGTAAAAATCGCAATTATTCTACCAAAAAAAATAAGAAAAACACAAAGGATAGACTGGAACTGAAAAAATATTGTAAGTTTTGCAAGGAGCACACCCTCCATCGTGAAACAAAGTAA